In a genomic window of Variovorax paradoxus:
- a CDS encoding DUF1501 domain-containing protein: protein MQRRELLRFAAAAPLAGAAARLIAAPAAEGAKLLVVFLRGAYDSTSLLVPTASDFYYASRPGIAIARPGTSGGALPLDADWGLHPALAQSVMPLFQQKQAAFIAFAGTDDLTRSHFETQDGIELGQALDRRRDYRSGFLNRLAGVLGAGPLTDVSPMAFTDQLPISLRGDARAANMALAGNARPTLDARQSQLIASMYRDTPLAQTVAEGFQVRDEVRRAMQAEMDAASRNAMTSRGFELVARRMAALMRERYDLGFVDVGGWDTHVGQGAATGYLANRFEELGRGLAAFAQEMEPENWRQTVVVVISEFGRTFRENGNKGTDHGHGTVYWVLGGGLSAQAGGRVVGEQQALTAATLFQNRDYPVLNEYRAVLGGLFQRMYGLSPAQVAKVFDGVTPKDLQLV, encoded by the coding sequence ATGCAACGCCGAGAACTGCTCCGTTTCGCCGCCGCCGCGCCGCTGGCCGGCGCCGCCGCCCGCCTGATCGCCGCGCCGGCCGCCGAGGGCGCCAAGCTGCTGGTCGTGTTCCTGCGCGGTGCCTACGACAGCACCAGCCTGCTGGTGCCCACCGCGAGCGACTTCTACTACGCCTCGCGGCCCGGCATCGCGATCGCGCGGCCGGGCACCAGCGGCGGCGCCTTGCCGCTCGATGCCGACTGGGGCCTGCATCCCGCGCTGGCGCAGAGCGTGATGCCGCTGTTCCAGCAGAAGCAGGCCGCGTTCATCGCCTTCGCCGGCACCGACGACCTCACGCGCAGCCACTTCGAGACGCAGGACGGCATCGAGCTGGGCCAGGCGCTCGACCGCCGGCGCGACTACCGCTCGGGCTTCCTCAACCGCCTCGCGGGCGTGCTCGGCGCGGGGCCGCTGACCGATGTCTCGCCGATGGCCTTCACGGACCAGTTGCCGATCTCGCTGCGCGGCGATGCGAGGGCCGCCAACATGGCGCTCGCGGGCAATGCGCGCCCCACGCTCGATGCGCGCCAGAGCCAGCTCATCGCCTCGATGTACCGCGACACGCCGCTCGCGCAGACCGTGGCCGAGGGCTTCCAGGTGCGCGACGAGGTGCGGCGCGCGATGCAGGCCGAGATGGACGCCGCCAGCCGCAACGCCATGACTTCCAGGGGCTTCGAACTCGTGGCGCGCCGCATGGCCGCGCTGATGCGCGAGCGCTACGACCTCGGCTTCGTCGACGTCGGCGGCTGGGACACGCACGTGGGGCAGGGCGCGGCCACCGGTTACCTCGCGAACCGCTTCGAGGAACTGGGCCGCGGCCTCGCGGCCTTCGCGCAGGAGATGGAGCCCGAGAACTGGCGCCAGACCGTGGTGGTGGTCATCAGCGAGTTCGGCCGCACCTTCCGCGAGAACGGCAACAAGGGCACCGACCATGGCCATGGCACGGTCTACTGGGTGCTCGGCGGCGGCCTCTCGGCGCAGGCCGGCGGCCGCGTGGTCGGCGAGCAGCAGGCGCTGACGGCCGCCACGCTGTTCCAGAACCGCGACTACCCGGTGCTCAACGAATACCGCGCGGTGCTCGGCGGGTTGTTCCAGCGCATGTACGGACTGTCGCCCGCGCAGGTCGCGAAGGTGTTCGACGGCGTGACGCCGAAGGACCTTCAGCTGGTGTGA
- a CDS encoding DUF1800 domain-containing protein, giving the protein MHIFSIRSRLARGAWLAAAALWLAGCALGTRPDATPIALRGAPPDALTQLRWLDRVSWGANASGQAEVTKQGLAVWMGRQLKPVPQPLPPEAQAQIDAMEIARTPMDTLAIALDAERKAADALADEDQKKAARQAYQQHLNRLAREAQQRFVLRALYSPNQLQEQMTWFWMNHFNVSQRKGGDMRALIGDYEENAIRPQALGRFRDLLGATLHHPAMLRYLDNVQNAANRINENYARELMELHTLGVGSGYSQADVQELARVLTGVGVSLQPADAPPPKLKAAIAADYRRQGLFEFNPNRHDYGPKTLLGEPIRGRGLAEVDEALDRLARAPATARFVSRKLAVYFVADDPQSALVERMAASFTRSDGDIAATLRTLFESPEFAASLGRKFRDPVHYVVAGVRLAYDGRVVANVGPMLNWIDRMGEPLYGHETPDGYPLHEAAWASAGQMNTRFEIARVLGATGAVLFLNDTKAPMEKPAFPPLAESPVVRELQTGFGPGTREVLAQAKNPPEWNTLLLAAPELMRR; this is encoded by the coding sequence ATGCACATCTTTTCGATCCGGTCGCGCCTCGCGAGGGGCGCATGGCTGGCGGCCGCGGCGCTGTGGCTCGCGGGCTGCGCGCTCGGCACGCGGCCCGATGCGACACCGATCGCGCTGCGCGGCGCACCGCCCGATGCACTGACCCAGCTGCGCTGGCTCGACCGCGTGAGCTGGGGCGCGAACGCCAGCGGTCAGGCCGAGGTCACCAAGCAGGGCTTGGCGGTGTGGATGGGACGGCAACTCAAGCCCGTGCCACAGCCGCTGCCGCCCGAGGCCCAGGCGCAGATCGACGCGATGGAGATCGCGCGCACGCCCATGGACACGCTCGCGATCGCGCTCGATGCCGAGCGCAAGGCCGCCGACGCGCTGGCCGACGAGGACCAGAAGAAGGCCGCGCGCCAGGCCTACCAGCAGCACCTGAACCGGCTCGCGCGCGAGGCGCAGCAGCGCTTCGTGCTGCGCGCGCTCTATTCGCCGAACCAGCTGCAGGAGCAGATGACCTGGTTCTGGATGAACCACTTCAACGTCAGCCAGCGCAAGGGCGGCGACATGCGCGCGCTGATCGGCGACTACGAGGAGAACGCGATCCGCCCGCAGGCGCTGGGGCGGTTTCGCGACCTGCTCGGTGCCACGCTGCACCATCCCGCGATGCTGCGCTACCTCGACAACGTGCAGAACGCCGCCAACCGCATCAACGAGAACTACGCGCGCGAGCTGATGGAGCTGCACACGCTCGGCGTGGGCAGCGGCTATTCGCAGGCCGACGTGCAGGAACTCGCGCGCGTGCTCACCGGTGTCGGCGTGAGCCTGCAGCCGGCCGATGCGCCGCCGCCGAAGCTCAAGGCCGCGATCGCCGCCGACTACCGGCGCCAGGGCCTGTTCGAGTTCAATCCCAACCGCCACGACTACGGTCCCAAGACGCTGCTGGGCGAGCCGATCCGCGGTCGCGGCCTGGCCGAGGTCGACGAGGCGCTCGACCGCCTCGCGCGCGCGCCGGCCACCGCGCGCTTCGTCTCGCGCAAGCTCGCCGTCTATTTCGTGGCCGACGATCCGCAGAGCGCGCTGGTCGAGCGCATGGCCGCGAGCTTCACGCGCAGCGATGGCGATATCGCCGCCACCTTGCGCACGCTGTTCGAGTCGCCCGAATTCGCGGCATCGCTGGGCCGCAAGTTCCGCGACCCGGTGCACTACGTGGTGGCCGGCGTGCGGCTGGCCTACGACGGCCGCGTGGTGGCGAACGTGGGCCCGATGCTCAACTGGATCGACCGCATGGGCGAGCCGCTCTACGGCCACGAGACGCCCGATGGCTATCCGCTGCACGAGGCGGCCTGGGCCAGCGCCGGGCAGATGAACACGCGCTTCGAGATCGCGCGCGTCCTGGGTGCGACCGGTGCCGTGCTGTTTCTCAACGACACCAAGGCGCCGATGGAGAAACCGGCCTTCCCGCCACTGGCCGAATCGCCCGTCGTGCGCGAGCTGCAGACCGGCTTCGGCCCCGGCACGCGCGAGGTGCTCGCGCAGGCGAAGAACCCGCCCGAATGGAACACGCTGCTGCTGGCCGCGCCCGAGCTGATGCGCCGCTGA
- a CDS encoding DsbA family oxidoreductase, with product MAAMTTPSSSHLKIDFVSDVSCPWCAVGLGSLEAAIARVAPGVTAELHFQPFELNPQMPPEGQDTFEHLNQKYGSTREQQAQMREAIRQRGEAVGFVFNPEGRPRIYNTFDAHRLLHWAELEDAAKQVALKKSLLKAYFTDAENPSDPEVLVRLAAAAGLDAARAREILASDEYAAETRARERMYTDAGIHSVPAIIINDQHLISGGQPVEVFERALRQIAGAQPSAVASA from the coding sequence ATGGCGGCCATGACGACCCCATCCTCCTCCCACCTCAAGATCGATTTCGTCTCGGACGTCTCCTGCCCCTGGTGCGCCGTCGGCCTGGGCTCGCTCGAGGCGGCGATCGCCCGCGTGGCGCCCGGGGTGACGGCCGAGCTGCACTTCCAGCCCTTCGAGCTGAACCCGCAGATGCCGCCCGAGGGCCAGGACACCTTCGAGCACCTGAACCAGAAATACGGTTCCACGCGCGAGCAGCAGGCCCAGATGCGCGAGGCTATCCGCCAGCGCGGCGAGGCCGTCGGCTTCGTGTTCAACCCCGAGGGCCGGCCGCGCATCTACAACACCTTCGACGCGCACCGGCTGCTGCACTGGGCCGAGCTCGAGGACGCGGCCAAGCAGGTTGCGCTGAAGAAGTCGCTGCTCAAGGCCTACTTCACCGATGCCGAGAATCCCTCCGACCCCGAGGTGCTGGTGCGCCTCGCGGCCGCCGCGGGGCTCGATGCGGCGCGGGCACGCGAGATCCTCGCGAGCGACGAGTACGCGGCCGAGACCCGCGCGCGCGAACGCATGTACACCGACGCGGGCATCCACTCGGTGCCCGCGATCATCATCAACGACCAGCACCTGATCTCTGGCGGCCAGCCGGTGGAGGTGTTCGAGCGCGCGCTGCGGCAGATCGCGGGGGCGCAGCCCAGCGCGGTGGCGTCGGCCTGA
- a CDS encoding MHS family MFS transporter, whose amino-acid sequence MANTTAHEPQGKHQSKKAAASGWIGSALEYYDFFIYATAAALIFPQIFFPKGDPTTAIIASLATYGVGYVARPIGAFVLGHWGDTHGRKQVLILCMFLMGFSTVAVGLLPTYDQIGLAAPALLVILRLIQGFAVAGEISGASSMILEHAPFGRRGFFASFTLQGVQAGQIMAAAVFLPLAHYMPEEAFNSWGWRIPFLLSFVVIIAGYIIRREVDETPAFAEADKKGEVPRSPIVQAFTDSWADMLRVVCMALMNVIPVVATIFGAAYAVQSAYGIGFQKDVYLWIPVLGNILAVLVIPFVGNLSDRIGRKPPIIVGALASGLLSFAYLYAISVRNVPLAICMSLLMWGIVYQGYNATFPSFYPELFRTRNRVSAMAISQNIGTTFTALLPALFAAVAPPGSSNIWLTVGSITFAVTVLAALAAISARETYRVHMNDLGDPGAVPVDKAEYDRLRAQTLGASPVAARATA is encoded by the coding sequence ATGGCGAACACCACGGCTCACGAGCCTCAAGGCAAGCACCAGTCGAAGAAGGCCGCCGCCAGCGGCTGGATCGGCTCGGCGCTCGAGTACTACGACTTCTTCATCTACGCCACCGCCGCGGCGCTGATCTTTCCGCAGATCTTCTTTCCCAAGGGCGACCCGACCACGGCCATCATCGCCTCGCTCGCGACCTACGGCGTGGGCTATGTCGCGCGGCCCATCGGCGCCTTCGTGCTCGGCCACTGGGGCGACACGCACGGGCGCAAGCAGGTGCTGATCCTGTGCATGTTCCTCATGGGCTTCTCGACCGTGGCCGTGGGCCTCTTGCCCACCTATGACCAGATCGGCCTGGCGGCGCCCGCGCTGCTGGTGATCCTGCGGCTGATCCAGGGCTTCGCGGTGGCCGGCGAGATCTCGGGCGCGAGCTCGATGATCCTCGAGCACGCGCCCTTCGGCCGGCGCGGCTTCTTCGCGAGCTTCACGCTGCAGGGCGTGCAGGCCGGCCAGATCATGGCAGCCGCCGTGTTCCTGCCGCTCGCGCACTACATGCCGGAAGAGGCCTTCAACTCGTGGGGCTGGCGCATTCCCTTCCTGCTGAGCTTCGTCGTCATCATCGCGGGCTACATCATCCGTCGCGAGGTCGACGAGACCCCGGCCTTCGCCGAGGCCGACAAGAAGGGCGAGGTGCCGCGCTCGCCGATCGTGCAGGCCTTCACCGACAGCTGGGCCGACATGCTGCGCGTGGTCTGCATGGCGCTGATGAACGTGATCCCGGTGGTCGCCACCATCTTCGGTGCCGCCTACGCGGTGCAGTCGGCCTACGGCATCGGCTTCCAGAAGGACGTCTACCTGTGGATCCCGGTGCTCGGCAACATCCTCGCGGTGCTGGTGATCCCGTTCGTGGGCAATCTCTCGGACCGCATCGGCCGCAAGCCGCCGATCATCGTCGGCGCGCTGGCCTCGGGCCTGCTCTCGTTCGCCTACCTCTATGCCATCAGCGTGCGCAACGTGCCGCTCGCGATCTGCATGTCGCTCTTGATGTGGGGCATCGTCTACCAGGGCTACAACGCGACCTTCCCGAGCTTCTATCCCGAGCTGTTCCGCACCCGCAACCGGGTGTCGGCGATGGCCATCTCGCAGAACATCGGCACCACCTTCACCGCGCTGCTGCCCGCGCTGTTCGCCGCGGTCGCGCCTCCCGGTTCCAGCAACATCTGGCTCACCGTGGGCAGCATCACCTTCGCCGTGACCGTGCTGGCCGCGCTGGCCGCGATCAGCGCGCGCGAGACCTACCGCGTGCACATGAACGACCTCGGCGACCCCGGTGCCGTGCCGGTCGACAAGGCCGAGTACGACCGCCTGCGGGCCCAGACCCTGGGCGCGAGCCCGGTGGCGGCGCGCGCCACGGCCTGA
- a CDS encoding sugar phosphate isomerase/epimerase and 4-hydroxyphenylpyruvate domain-containing protein, with amino-acid sequence MHRSIATVSLSGTLRQKLEAIAAAGFDGIELFESDFVNFKGTAAELRGLAADLGLAIDLYQPFRDFEGMPEPQFRRGLERAERKFELMAALGVPLMLCCSNTSPLAIDDPARAAAQLHALAERAAAHGLRVGFEALAWGRFTSRYGQAWDLVRRAGHPALGLILDSFHTLSLRDDPAGIADIPGEKIFFLQMADAPQLSMDVLQWARHHRVFPGQGDFDVTGFYAQVLRAGYTGPLSLEIFNDLFRETPNRRTAVDAMRSLLYLESQVRERVPAARPLLFDPPQAPAFRGLSFIEFAADEASAGALGALLQQLGFRRAGRHRSKAVTLYRQGDIHMVVNAQPESFARTRFEAHGTSVCALGVRTDDPQAAVARATALCSQRHDSPVGPGEQAVPAIVVPGGNLLHFIPSSLGATGLYEADFILEPGEEEGEDAGLRAIDHVALGLALDQLDTWVLFSRAVLGLEVGESLELADPFGLIKSRGVADAARSLRLVLNVSLSQRTRTARTVHAQGGGAVHHVALRSDDIFASVARLRANGVRFVPISDNYYDDLATRIDLDAALLERMRAAGVLFDRSPAGDYLHIYTESFEDGLFFEVAQRIGGYDAYGALNAPARMASQAQD; translated from the coding sequence ATGCACCGCTCGATCGCCACCGTCTCGCTCAGCGGCACCTTGCGCCAGAAGCTCGAGGCGATCGCCGCAGCGGGCTTCGACGGCATCGAGCTGTTCGAGAGCGACTTCGTCAACTTCAAGGGCACGGCCGCCGAGCTGCGCGGCCTCGCGGCCGACCTGGGCCTGGCGATCGACCTCTACCAGCCGTTTCGCGATTTCGAAGGCATGCCCGAGCCGCAGTTCCGCCGCGGCCTGGAGCGCGCCGAGCGCAAGTTCGAGCTGATGGCCGCGCTGGGCGTACCGCTGATGCTGTGCTGCTCGAACACCTCGCCGCTCGCCATCGACGATCCCGCGCGCGCCGCCGCGCAGCTGCATGCGCTGGCCGAACGCGCCGCGGCCCACGGCCTGCGCGTGGGCTTCGAGGCGCTGGCCTGGGGCCGCTTCACCTCGCGCTATGGCCAGGCCTGGGACCTCGTGCGGCGCGCCGGCCATCCCGCGCTGGGCCTGATCCTCGACAGCTTCCACACGCTGTCGCTGCGCGACGATCCGGCCGGCATCGCCGACATCCCGGGCGAGAAGATCTTCTTCCTGCAGATGGCCGATGCGCCGCAGCTCTCGATGGACGTGCTGCAGTGGGCGCGCCACCACCGCGTGTTTCCGGGGCAGGGCGATTTCGACGTGACGGGCTTCTATGCACAGGTGCTGCGTGCCGGCTACACCGGGCCGCTGTCGCTCGAGATCTTCAACGACCTGTTCCGCGAGACGCCGAACCGCCGCACCGCGGTCGATGCGATGCGCTCGCTGCTGTACCTCGAGAGCCAGGTGCGCGAGCGCGTTCCGGCAGCACGGCCCTTGCTGTTCGATCCGCCGCAGGCGCCGGCCTTTCGCGGCCTGTCCTTCATCGAGTTCGCGGCCGACGAGGCCTCGGCCGGCGCACTCGGTGCGCTGCTGCAGCAACTGGGCTTTCGCCGCGCGGGCCGCCATCGCTCGAAGGCCGTCACGCTCTACCGCCAGGGCGACATCCACATGGTCGTGAATGCGCAGCCCGAGAGCTTCGCGCGCACGCGCTTCGAGGCGCACGGCACCTCGGTCTGCGCACTGGGCGTGCGCACCGACGATCCGCAAGCGGCCGTGGCGCGCGCCACCGCGCTGTGCTCGCAGCGGCACGACAGCCCGGTCGGCCCCGGCGAGCAGGCCGTGCCCGCGATCGTGGTGCCGGGCGGCAACCTGCTGCATTTCATCCCGTCGTCGCTCGGCGCCACGGGGCTCTACGAAGCCGACTTCATCCTCGAGCCGGGCGAAGAGGAGGGCGAGGACGCCGGCCTGCGCGCCATCGACCACGTCGCGCTGGGCCTTGCGCTCGACCAGCTCGACACCTGGGTGCTGTTCTCGCGCGCCGTGCTCGGGCTCGAGGTCGGCGAAAGCCTCGAGCTGGCCGATCCCTTCGGGCTGATCAAGAGCCGCGGCGTGGCCGACGCCGCGCGCAGCCTGCGGCTCGTGCTCAACGTGTCGCTGAGCCAGCGCACGCGCACCGCGCGCACCGTGCATGCGCAGGGCGGCGGCGCGGTGCACCACGTGGCGCTGCGCAGCGACGACATCTTCGCGTCGGTCGCGCGGCTGCGCGCCAACGGCGTGCGCTTCGTGCCGATCTCGGACAACTACTACGACGACCTCGCCACGCGCATCGATCTCGATGCCGCGCTGCTCGAACGCATGCGCGCTGCGGGCGTGCTGTTCGACCGCTCGCCGGCCGGCGACTACCTGCACATCTACACCGAGAGCTTCGAAGACGGCCTGTTCTTCGAGGTGGCGCAGCGCATCGGCGGCTACGACGCCTACGGCGCGCTCAACGCGCCGGCGCGCATGGCCTCGCAGGCCCAGGACTGA